One Labrus mixtus chromosome 12, fLabMix1.1, whole genome shotgun sequence DNA segment encodes these proteins:
- the LOC132984995 gene encoding potassium channel subfamily K member 2-like, which yields MAAPDLLDPKSAAHNSKPRLSFSAIPAVLNTPDDDECDTRTTVMRWKTVSAIFFLVVLYLIIGATVFKALEQPDETEQKNAILRKKIDFLIMHSCVNSSELEDLVKQVVSAVRAGVNPSGSVSNQTSLWDISSSFFFAGTVITTIGFGNISPHTEGGRIFCIIYALLGIPLFGFLLAGVGDQLGTIFGKGIAKVEKMIVKWKVSQTKIRVFSTLLFILFGCLIFVALPAVIFQHIEGWSTLESIYFVVITLTTIGFGDFVAGEKAGSESQDYLDYYKPVVWFWILVGLAYFAAVLSMIGDWFRVISKKTKEEVGEFRAHAAEWTANVSAEFKETRRRLSVDIYDKFQRAASIKRKLSSELGINASINQEMTPGKRALSANLYEDREAYTSLTLSLSPITGGLARNGSLYLNGLSPDYADRREVVVIENLK from the exons A TGGCCGCACCTGACCTTCTTGACCCAAAGTCTGCTGCCCACAACTCCAAACCTCGCCTGTCCTTCTCGGCCATACCAGCTGTTCTGAACACTCCAGATGATGACGAGTGCGACACCCGGACTACCGTCATGAGGTGGAAAACTGTGTCAGCCATCTTCTTCCTGGTGGTGCTTTACCTCATTATCGGGGCAACAGTATTCAAAGCTCTGGAGCAACCTGATGAGACAGAGCAGAAGAATGCCATTCTTCGGAAAAAAATCGATTTCCTGATCATGCACTCCTGCGTGAACTCTTCTGAGCTGGAGGATTTGGTCAAG CAAGTGGTTTCAGCAGTCCGAGCCGGTGTAAACCCATCAGGAAGTGTATCCAACCAGACGAGCCTCTGGGACATcagctcctctttcttctttgccGGGACTGTCATCACAACCATCG GGTTTGGGAACATTTCTCCTCACACAGAAGGAGGGCGGATCTTCTGCATCATCTACGCTCTTCTAGGGATTCCCCTGTTTGGATTCTTATTGGCCGGCGTCGGGGACCAGCTGGGGACCATTTTTGGGAAAGGCATCGCTAAAGTAGAGAAGATGATTGTG AAGTGGAAAGTCAGCCAGACGAAGATCCGCGTCTTCTCCACGCTGCTCTTCATCCTGTTCGGGTGCCTCATCTTCGTGGCCCTACCTGCCGTCATCTTCCAGCACATCGAGGGCTGGAGCACGCTGGAGTCAATCTACTTCGTGGTCATCACTCTCACCACCATCGGCTTTGGAGACTTTGTCGCTGGTGAAAAAG CTGGGTCAGAGAGTCAGGACTACCTGGACTACTACAAGCCTGTGGTGTGGTTCTGGATCCTCGTGGGCCTGGCGTACTTTGCTGCTGTGCTCAGTATGATCGGAGACTGGTTCAGGGTCATCtcaaagaagacaaaagaggAG GTTGGAGAGTTTCGAGCTCACGCGGCTGAGTGGACAGCAAACGTCTCCGCTGAGTTTAAAGAGACCCGGCGGCGACTCAGCGTTGACATCTATGACAAGTTCCAGCGTGCCGCATCCATCAAGCGCAAGCTGTCGTCCGAGCTGGGCATTAACGCATCCATCAATCAAGAAATGACCCCTGGCAAGAGGGCGCTGTCGGCCAACCTGTACGAGGACAGAGAAGCTTACACCagcctgactctctctctcagtcccaTCACTGGGGGGCTGGCCAGGAACGGCAGCCTTTACCTGAACGGTCTCAGCCCTGACTACGCTGACCGGCGGGAAGTTGTAGTCATCGAAAACCTAAAATGA